One Chitinophaga varians DNA window includes the following coding sequences:
- a CDS encoding DUF4133 domain-containing protein, with protein MIRYQINKGVNRPIEFKGLKGPYIYVMAVGIAALLISFSILYIAGVPTTMLLPAVGIAGFGLLSTVFRLSHRYGVHGLMKAFARRGLPSAIYCNTRKTIIALNHDTVSTEKT; from the coding sequence ATGATAAGGTACCAGATCAATAAAGGCGTTAACCGGCCGATTGAATTCAAGGGTCTGAAAGGTCCTTACATCTATGTTATGGCGGTCGGAATCGCGGCATTACTCATCTCTTTCAGCATCTTATATATAGCGGGGGTACCCACGACCATGTTGCTGCCGGCTGTTGGAATAGCAGGGTTTGGTTTGTTGAGTACGGTGTTCCGGTTGAGCCACAGGTATGGCGTACACGGGCTGATGAAAGCCTTCGCCAGGCGCGGGTTACCCTCTGCTATTTACTGCAATACACGTAAGACGATCATCGCATTAAATCACGACACCGTTAGCACAGAAAAGACATAA
- a CDS encoding TraG family conjugative transposon ATPase: MVLIFILAAITLAAAILNARPPAKTESDLQALLPIWKLEKGIILSKAGDATVGLKIELPEIFTLSEMEYESLHVAWLKAIRVLPVGSILHKQDWFTAERYSAMPERSQDNFLQLSSDRFFNERPYLAHQCYLYITIKAPGRKPASSGYSSLLRRSMVPRELTDSSILQQLQGSIGQFCRILSDSGFVAISVLSPEEIAGTGKTQGIIDRYLSLSNDQREPVLKDIHFKPDLKVGSKRCLVFSVADADQLPASCAPKLNYDKYTTDRTKFFVGFATPVGQLLPVNHIFNQYLVLEDPVQTLKTMEAKRRKLQSLSAYSRENAISRDATVEYLNEAVADARTPITAHLNVLCWTEDESQLKEIRNAASAAISKMEVVPHEETVGAPQLWWAGIPGNAAELPENECFYTFAEQAACFFNLETSYRSSKSPFGIRLGDRLTGVPLHVDISDEPMKTVCTNRNKLVIGGSGSGKSMFMNHLCHSYVLQGAHCVILDVGHSYEGLCKLLGGYYFTYSEANPIKFNPFYIPAGDYLDTEKKESIKSLLVGLWKANDENFRRSEYVAISNSLQSYFHFLSGHREIFPCFNSYYEFLQQHYIKELEAEKVKDRDFDIHNFLYVLRPFYRGGEFDYILNGSENLELLSQPFVVYELDAIKDHPTLFQVTTLVIAEMFISKMRKLKGIRKVIVIEEAWKAISRAGMAEFIKYLYKTVRKHMGEAITVSQEIDDLISSPVIKEAIINNSDCKILLDLKKFANKFDDIQATLGMTDKGKDLVLSLNRANEPGKRYREVYIELGNTIMKVYRYEPSIEEYYAYSTEQREKMKVQEYTDKYGGDIRKALRAIALEEAA, from the coding sequence ATGGTACTCATATTTATTCTTGCAGCCATCACCTTGGCAGCAGCGATACTCAATGCCCGCCCTCCCGCAAAAACGGAGAGTGACCTGCAAGCGCTCTTACCGATATGGAAGCTGGAAAAGGGAATAATACTGTCCAAAGCAGGAGATGCAACCGTCGGGCTCAAAATAGAGCTGCCGGAGATCTTCACCCTGTCGGAGATGGAATACGAATCTCTGCACGTTGCCTGGCTGAAAGCTATTAGAGTATTGCCGGTTGGCAGCATCCTTCATAAGCAGGATTGGTTTACTGCCGAGCGATATTCAGCCATGCCCGAAAGGTCGCAGGACAACTTCCTGCAACTAAGCAGCGACCGTTTTTTTAACGAGCGCCCCTATCTGGCCCATCAATGCTATTTGTACATTACCATTAAAGCTCCCGGCCGCAAACCGGCTAGCTCCGGTTATTCCAGCCTGCTACGCAGAAGTATGGTGCCCCGGGAGCTGACCGACAGTTCCATTTTACAGCAGCTGCAAGGCAGCATCGGGCAATTCTGCCGTATCCTTTCAGATAGCGGGTTTGTGGCCATCAGTGTCCTTAGCCCTGAAGAGATAGCCGGGACCGGTAAAACGCAAGGTATTATTGACCGATACCTTTCCCTGAGTAATGATCAGCGGGAGCCAGTATTAAAAGATATCCATTTCAAGCCGGACCTGAAAGTCGGCAGTAAGCGCTGCCTGGTATTTTCTGTCGCAGATGCTGATCAGCTGCCGGCTTCCTGCGCACCTAAGCTCAATTACGACAAGTACACCACCGACCGTACGAAGTTCTTTGTCGGGTTTGCCACTCCCGTCGGGCAGCTGCTACCCGTCAATCATATCTTCAATCAGTACCTGGTATTGGAAGATCCGGTACAGACCCTAAAGACGATGGAGGCCAAGCGTAGAAAGCTGCAGTCCCTAAGTGCCTACAGCCGTGAAAACGCCATCAGCAGGGATGCCACCGTTGAATACCTGAATGAAGCCGTTGCAGATGCCCGTACACCGATTACTGCACATCTCAATGTTCTGTGTTGGACTGAAGACGAGTCACAGCTGAAGGAGATCCGTAATGCGGCCTCGGCAGCGATTTCCAAGATGGAAGTAGTCCCTCACGAAGAGACCGTTGGCGCCCCGCAGCTTTGGTGGGCAGGCATTCCTGGCAATGCTGCCGAGCTGCCTGAGAATGAATGCTTTTATACGTTCGCAGAACAGGCCGCCTGCTTCTTTAACCTGGAGACAAGCTATCGTTCCTCCAAGAGTCCCTTCGGTATCCGGCTGGGAGACCGGCTGACAGGCGTTCCCCTGCATGTGGACATCAGTGATGAGCCGATGAAAACGGTCTGCACGAACAGGAATAAGCTGGTGATCGGTGGCTCCGGTTCGGGAAAGAGCATGTTCATGAATCATCTTTGCCACAGCTATGTGCTTCAGGGCGCACATTGCGTGATCCTGGATGTCGGTCACAGTTACGAGGGTTTGTGCAAGCTGCTGGGCGGATATTATTTCACCTATTCAGAGGCCAACCCTATTAAATTCAATCCGTTCTATATCCCTGCCGGCGACTACCTGGATACAGAGAAAAAGGAAAGCATCAAATCCTTACTGGTTGGGCTTTGGAAAGCCAATGATGAAAACTTCCGCCGGAGTGAATACGTGGCCATCAGCAATTCGCTGCAGTCCTACTTCCATTTTTTATCCGGTCATAGAGAGATCTTTCCCTGTTTCAATTCCTACTATGAATTCCTGCAGCAGCATTATATAAAGGAGCTGGAAGCAGAGAAGGTTAAGGACAGGGATTTCGATATCCACAACTTCCTATATGTATTGCGCCCCTTCTACCGAGGTGGAGAATTTGATTATATCCTTAACGGCTCTGAGAACCTGGAACTGTTATCTCAGCCGTTCGTGGTCTATGAGCTGGACGCGATCAAAGACCATCCGACGCTCTTCCAGGTAACTACCCTGGTGATTGCAGAGATGTTTATTTCCAAGATGCGCAAGCTTAAAGGTATCCGTAAGGTGATTGTCATAGAGGAAGCCTGGAAAGCCATATCCAGGGCAGGCATGGCCGAATTCATCAAGTACCTGTACAAGACGGTCAGAAAGCATATGGGCGAGGCTATCACGGTCAGCCAGGAGATAGATGACCTGATCAGCAGCCCGGTCATTAAAGAAGCCATCATCAACAACTCGGACTGCAAGATCCTGCTTGATCTGAAAAAATTCGCCAACAAATTCGATGATATACAGGCAACGCTCGGCATGACCGACAAGGGCAAAGACCTTGTCCTTAGCCTGAACCGCGCCAATGAGCCTGGGAAACGGTACCGGGAAGTTTATATTGAATTGGGCAACACGATCATGAAGGTCTACCGGTACGAACCCAGTATCGAGGAATACTACGCCTACAGTACCGAGCAACGGGAAAAAATGAAAGTACAGGAGTATACGGACAAATACGGTGGCGATATCCGTAAAGCCCTCCGTGCTATTGCTTTAGAGGAGGCGGCCTGA